In Kitasatospora sp. NBC_00240, the following are encoded in one genomic region:
- a CDS encoding DeoR/GlpR family DNA-binding transcription regulator, with amino-acid sequence MADQGLLAQQRRSLILEQVRRDGAVKVAELVDLFGVSDMTVRRDLDVLARGGAVEKVHGGAVAVGASTDEPGFEAKSTRESAAKAAVAAAAATLVEPGSVVAVSAGTTAFAVASRLLGIPRLTVVTNSLPVADLLRTAARELGDTAPALLLTGGSPTRSAALVGPLADQAIRSLHVDLLILGTHGVSEQSGLTTPNMGEAETNRALVAAARRVVVVADHTKWGVVALSSFADLTDVGTFVTDENLPEQARSTLADAVGTLVVAPLSGSGR; translated from the coding sequence GTGGCCGATCAGGGCTTGCTGGCGCAGCAGCGCAGGTCGCTCATCCTGGAGCAGGTACGCAGGGACGGCGCCGTCAAGGTCGCCGAGCTGGTGGACCTGTTCGGCGTGTCGGACATGACCGTACGCCGGGATCTCGACGTGCTGGCCCGCGGCGGCGCGGTGGAGAAGGTGCACGGCGGGGCCGTCGCCGTCGGGGCGAGCACGGACGAGCCGGGCTTCGAGGCCAAGTCCACCCGCGAGTCGGCGGCCAAGGCCGCCGTGGCGGCCGCGGCCGCCACGCTGGTGGAGCCCGGCAGTGTGGTGGCGGTCTCGGCGGGGACGACCGCCTTCGCGGTGGCGTCGCGCCTGCTCGGGATCCCCCGGCTGACGGTGGTGACCAACTCGCTCCCGGTTGCGGACCTGCTGCGGACGGCCGCCCGCGAACTGGGCGACACCGCTCCCGCGCTGCTGCTCACCGGCGGGAGCCCGACCCGCTCGGCCGCGCTGGTCGGCCCGCTCGCCGACCAGGCGATCCGGTCCCTGCACGTGGACCTGCTGATCCTCGGCACCCACGGCGTGTCCGAGCAGTCCGGGCTCACCACGCCGAACATGGGCGAGGCCGAGACCAACCGGGCGCTGGTGGCGGCGGCCCGCCGGGTGGTGGTGGTCGCGGACCACACCAAGTGGGGCGTGGTGGCGCTGAGCAGTTTCGCCGACCTCACGGATGTCGGCACCTTCGTGACCGACGAGAACCTGCCCGAACAGGCCCGGTCGACGCTGGCCGATGCCGTCGGCACCCTGGTGGTGGCGCCGCTGTCCGGCAGCGGACGCTGA
- a CDS encoding diiron oxygenase: protein MTATTRRASNGPDAPEHAPARERTAQRLLASSAKLSFDPVKDIDWATGPEPGRYYCPPRRLSLYGTPQWERMTEEQRIELSKHEVASIAAVGIWFEEILMQMLLRHAFDRDPTTAHVQYALTEIGDECRHSVMFARMITWMGVPAYRPARLAHELGRIFKAVSTHSQTFGGTMYVEEILDAFQREVMADESLQPLTRQVSRIHVIEESRHISYAREELQRGRLGPVRRRWEQLLIGLIIYFSTTSLINPRLYAAVGVSPAEGRRAARANPNWRSTKREMAGKTLAVLDRAGLVGGANRWLLRAAGVV, encoded by the coding sequence ATGACAGCCACCACCCGCCGGGCGAGCAACGGGCCGGACGCTCCCGAGCACGCCCCCGCCCGCGAGCGGACGGCCCAACGCCTGCTCGCCTCCTCCGCGAAGCTCTCGTTCGACCCCGTGAAGGACATCGACTGGGCCACCGGACCGGAGCCCGGCCGCTACTACTGCCCGCCGCGCCGCCTCTCCCTCTACGGCACCCCGCAGTGGGAGCGCATGACGGAGGAGCAGCGGATCGAGCTGAGCAAGCACGAGGTCGCCAGCATCGCCGCCGTGGGCATCTGGTTCGAGGAGATCCTGATGCAGATGCTGCTGCGCCACGCCTTCGACCGCGACCCGACCACCGCCCACGTCCAGTACGCCCTCACCGAGATCGGCGACGAGTGCCGGCACTCGGTGATGTTCGCCCGGATGATCACCTGGATGGGTGTCCCCGCCTACCGCCCGGCTCGGCTGGCGCACGAGCTGGGCCGGATCTTCAAGGCCGTCTCGACGCACAGCCAGACCTTCGGCGGCACGATGTACGTGGAGGAGATCCTGGACGCCTTCCAGCGGGAGGTGATGGCCGACGAGTCGCTGCAGCCGCTGACCCGCCAGGTCTCCCGGATCCATGTGATCGAGGAGTCCCGGCACATCAGCTACGCCCGCGAGGAGTTGCAGCGGGGGCGTCTCGGCCCGGTCCGGCGGCGCTGGGAGCAGCTGCTGATCGGGCTGATCATCTACTTCTCCACCACCAGCCTGATCAACCCCCGCCTCTACGCCGCCGTCGGGGTGAGCCCCGCCGAGGGCCGCCGGGCGGCCCGGGCCAACCCGAACTGGCGGAGCACCAAACGGGAGATGGCGGGGAAGACCCTGGCCGTCCTGGATCGGGCGGGGCTGGTCGGCGGCGCCAACCGGTGGCTGCTCCGGGCGGCGGGCGTGGTGTGA
- a CDS encoding IS701 family transposase, translated as MLRSVDLGELERLRGDLGDFVAEVFASLARKDQRRQGDCYLRGLMLDGRRKSIQPMADRLPDGNMQALQQFVSQSPWDHTPVLRQIAGKMTAALAPEAWVIDDTSFPKAGDQSVATSRQYCGALGKRSLCQVGVSVHAVTDKASSPLSWRLFVPPEWDDRDDARRRRTGLPAEVGHVEKWRLAIDTLEELITWGLAPQVVVADAGYGQSAAFRHALRSRDLDHIVAVRGDETAHRHDAEPVAPAYSGAGRRTLPRYRTESDSLRELATREGRRAFRQVTWRQGSRGAMRSRFRVLQVRPAGKIPRTLAAADAGGSAAWDGVLPAETLLVEWPPGEAAPTDYWLTNLPPDTAIRRLVRLAKIRWRIEHDYREMKHGLGLDHFEGRTWRGWHHHVTLVTAAHAFLTLRRLDPKAETPA; from the coding sequence ATGCTGCGATCTGTGGATCTTGGTGAGTTGGAGAGGCTTCGCGGTGACCTCGGTGACTTTGTGGCCGAGGTCTTCGCTTCGTTGGCGCGTAAGGACCAGCGCCGGCAGGGAGATTGCTACCTTCGCGGACTGATGCTGGACGGGCGGCGCAAGTCGATCCAGCCGATGGCGGATCGGCTGCCGGACGGGAACATGCAGGCCTTGCAGCAGTTCGTCAGCCAGTCGCCGTGGGACCACACGCCGGTGCTGCGACAGATCGCAGGGAAGATGACCGCCGCCCTCGCGCCCGAGGCGTGGGTGATCGACGACACCTCCTTCCCGAAGGCCGGCGACCAGTCCGTGGCGACCTCGCGGCAGTACTGCGGCGCACTGGGGAAACGCTCGCTCTGCCAGGTCGGGGTGAGCGTCCACGCCGTCACCGACAAGGCCTCCAGCCCGTTGTCGTGGCGACTGTTCGTGCCGCCGGAGTGGGACGACCGTGATGACGCCCGTCGGCGGCGGACCGGCCTGCCCGCCGAGGTCGGGCATGTCGAGAAGTGGCGGCTCGCGATCGACACGCTGGAGGAGCTGATCACATGGGGGCTCGCCCCGCAGGTCGTGGTCGCCGACGCGGGCTACGGCCAGTCCGCCGCCTTCCGCCACGCTCTGCGTTCCAGGGACCTGGACCACATCGTGGCGGTGCGCGGGGACGAGACCGCGCACCGCCACGACGCGGAGCCGGTGGCGCCCGCCTACAGCGGCGCAGGCCGCAGGACACTGCCCCGCTACCGCACCGAATCCGACTCCTTGCGTGAACTCGCGACCCGCGAAGGACGTCGGGCGTTTCGGCAGGTCACCTGGCGCCAGGGCAGCCGCGGGGCGATGCGCTCGCGCTTCCGCGTCCTGCAGGTGCGGCCCGCGGGCAAGATCCCCCGAACACTCGCCGCCGCCGACGCCGGCGGCAGCGCCGCGTGGGACGGCGTCCTGCCCGCCGAGACCCTGCTGGTCGAATGGCCGCCCGGCGAGGCCGCACCCACCGACTACTGGCTGACCAATCTCCCACCCGACACCGCGATCCGCAGGCTCGTGCGCCTGGCCAAGATCCGCTGGCGGATCGAGCACGACTACCGCGAGATGAAGCACGGCCTGGGCCTGGACCACTTCGAGGGCCGCACCTGGCGCGGCTGGCACCACCACGTCACCCTCGTCACCGCCGCCCACGCCTTCCTCACCCTCCGGCGCCTCGACCCAAAAGCCGAAACGCCGGCCTGA
- a CDS encoding ATP-binding protein, producing the protein MTTLFLMVGLPGAGKTTRARQLAAEHGALRLTPDDWMIPLFGEAETDGKRDVLEGRMLWLALEAVKLGTNVVVDYGCWSRDERSAIRWLVEAEEARFRMVYLPVDDETQRVRIAHRWATTPEETLPMSEADILHGRAHFEEPDAAELEGRGDANPPPGWVDWREWAADRWPSFA; encoded by the coding sequence GTGACCACGTTGTTCCTGATGGTCGGCCTGCCAGGGGCCGGAAAGACCACACGGGCTCGGCAGCTCGCCGCAGAGCACGGCGCGCTGCGTCTGACGCCCGACGACTGGATGATTCCCCTGTTCGGCGAGGCGGAGACGGACGGGAAGCGCGACGTGCTGGAGGGGCGCATGCTCTGGCTCGCCCTGGAGGCGGTCAAACTGGGCACCAACGTCGTCGTGGACTACGGCTGCTGGTCACGGGACGAACGGTCCGCGATCCGCTGGCTGGTGGAGGCCGAGGAGGCGCGCTTCCGCATGGTCTACCTGCCGGTGGACGACGAGACCCAACGCGTCCGTATCGCCCACCGCTGGGCGACCACCCCCGAGGAGACGTTGCCGATGTCCGAGGCCGACATCCTGCACGGGCGCGCGCATTTCGAGGAGCCCGACGCGGCGGAACTGGAGGGCCGCGGGGACGCCAACCCGCCGCCCGGGTGGGTCGACTGGCGGGAGTGGGCCGCCGACCGGTGGCCGTCGTTCGCGTGA
- a CDS encoding IS5 family transposase encodes MGRGDLTNDEWARLAPHLSKSGGRGGRWSDHRTVINGILFGIRTGVPWRDLPNRFGSWETAYERHRRWSADGTWDRIVQAVQADADARGKIDWSMVSVDSTSCRAHQHAAGAPRRTPRVPKRRSTPRQHRPDEGLGHSRGGLTSKIHLAGEGGLRPLSLLITPGQWGDSPQLIPVLERIRVRRLGGGHPRTRPDHLGGDKAYSSRRNRRYLRRRQIKHTIPEPKDQRANRRRRGSRGGRPAGFDKERYKRRNEVERMINRLKHFRAVATRYDKRAYVFHGTVTVASLRLWLSP; translated from the coding sequence GTGGGGCGGGGCGATCTGACAAATGACGAGTGGGCGCGACTTGCGCCCCATCTGTCGAAGTCCGGAGGCCGGGGCGGGCGTTGGAGTGACCACCGAACAGTGATCAACGGGATCTTGTTCGGGATCCGCACAGGAGTCCCTTGGCGGGATCTGCCGAACCGGTTCGGGAGCTGGGAAACCGCCTATGAGCGTCACCGTCGGTGGTCGGCGGACGGCACCTGGGATCGGATCGTGCAAGCCGTCCAGGCCGATGCCGACGCCCGGGGCAAGATCGACTGGAGCATGGTGAGCGTGGACTCCACCTCGTGCCGAGCCCATCAGCACGCTGCCGGAGCTCCGCGCAGGACACCGCGAGTTCCCAAGCGGAGATCAACACCTCGGCAGCATCGCCCCGACGAAGGACTCGGCCATTCGCGGGGCGGCCTGACCTCCAAGATCCACCTTGCCGGGGAAGGCGGTCTCCGCCCTCTGTCGCTGCTGATCACTCCTGGTCAGTGGGGCGACAGCCCGCAGCTGATCCCAGTCCTCGAACGCATCCGGGTAAGGCGCCTCGGCGGTGGCCATCCACGCACTCGTCCCGACCACTTGGGCGGCGATAAGGCGTACAGCTCCCGCCGTAATCGCCGTTACCTACGCAGACGCCAGATCAAACACACCATCCCGGAACCGAAGGACCAGCGAGCCAACCGCAGGCGCCGAGGAAGCCGAGGAGGCCGGCCAGCGGGCTTTGACAAGGAGAGATACAAGCGCCGCAACGAGGTCGAGCGCATGATCAACCGGCTCAAGCACTTCCGCGCCGTGGCTACGCGCTACGACAAGCGCGCCTACGTCTTCCACGGCACTGTCACCGTGGCGTCCCTCCGCCTGTGGCTCAGCCCGTGA